Proteins from one Deinococcus actinosclerus genomic window:
- a CDS encoding NUDIX hydrolase, with protein sequence MVTFYDTQQQARRDAAARALREKVVCFVTRAGSGGPELLVFDHIPDGGAGVQVVAGGVEPGETPERAATRELHEESGLTHPTFLTSYLWEAQLPERFTRQVCHAYALTAPAGTPDTWDHLAEGRYTFRFRWAPLHAPGLNWELDAALPHLNQLLHKELQA encoded by the coding sequence ATGGTCACGTTCTACGACACGCAACAGCAGGCCCGGCGGGACGCGGCGGCGCGCGCACTGCGGGAGAAGGTCGTGTGCTTTGTTACGCGCGCCGGTTCCGGCGGCCCGGAGCTGCTGGTGTTCGATCACATTCCGGACGGCGGGGCAGGCGTGCAGGTCGTCGCGGGCGGGGTCGAGCCGGGGGAAACCCCGGAGCGGGCCGCCACACGCGAACTGCATGAGGAGTCCGGCCTGACCCATCCCACCTTCCTGACCTCTTACCTGTGGGAGGCGCAGCTGCCGGAGCGGTTCACGCGGCAGGTCTGCCACGCCTACGCCCTGACCGCCCCGGCTGGCACGCCGGACACCTGGGATCACCTCGCCGAGGGCCGGTACACCTTCCGGTTCCGCTGGGCGCCGCTGCACGCGCCCGGCCTGAACTGGGAACTGGACGCCGCCCTCCCCCACCTCAACCAACTGCTGCACAAGGAGCTTCAAGCATGA